Genomic segment of Arachis stenosperma cultivar V10309 chromosome 4, arast.V10309.gnm1.PFL2, whole genome shotgun sequence:
CCTCTCTTATTCTGGCCAAATCAATCGTCCCCAAATTGTTGCTCTGTAGAgtgcaagaagaagatgaaaaagtgAGTTCACATATGAGTGTTgaagtaatttttgaaacaaAGATAATATTAAAGTTGAAATGAGGTAAATAAAGAATATCATGAAGAACTAAGGATGGTGAAAATTGAACGATGCCTTTATAAGAAATAGTAGTTCGAGAACCATTTGGTAAATGAACAATAATAGGAGAAATTTGTGTGTAAGAAATAAACTAAGACAAATTTGATGCAATGTGATCTGTGCACCAGAATCAATGATCCAAGTATTCAAGAATGAATCTCAATTTAAAGAATTGTTAACAgtagaaaaagtagtgaaagaATAAAGATAACGAGTAGTTGGACTTGACAGAAGCTCAAGTTGGTTTGAAGGATGAACTTCTTCATTGGAAGGAAGTGCCATGAAAGAAAAGTGTTAGGCTGACGAAAGGTCCGAAAGAGACTCCGGATGAAGTTGCTGGTATGCCCTTTTTCCTTGATCTAGGACAGAGTAAGGAGGTTGATTATTCATAGTGGGAGGAGAGGTTGAAGAAGTTTTAAGATCTGAATTGGTTGATTTATCCATGGATGTCAGCAGAGTTCAAGAGGAGTTCTGATACCATAATAAAACGGAAAGAGTACGCAAAGATAATAGAATtgtgaaagaataatgaaagaaaagaaaagatgaagaaattttattgattgttgattgattgaattgaattgtaAACTAAGTATATATAAAGCATTGACATATGaaagataaaagtaaataaagataagatatagataaagataaagactaaaattataattgaatttgtgTATTTGTTGAGTTGAATTTGTGGACCGTGAAACgtctttattgttgtcatggactaaaataaaaaagtggTTTAATAGTGACAATTCAAACAAAGACAAATTTTTTAGTTAGAGATTCAAACTGTCGATTTTATGAGAGAATTTCTGCCAAAAATAAATCAATACTATGGATTTTATTGTTacagtattttaaaaaaatgaaacaaCTAATCCATATGTTAGTAACATataataaaacaactaatataaAGATTATCCGATCCTAAAAAGTTTAATAATTAGTTCTAACTCATTCTATAATAAGGGTCTGTCTTTAATGAGCTCAAGTGTTTTGAGCTGTTGTGATAAGCACAACCAATAATTTACAAACATAACCCAAATGgggttaaataataattattaaatttttaattctaccacaaatatttttaaaatttattttgctAACCCTAAATTTACTACCTTCACCCACTAACACACTTTCTACTCTCGTTCTCTTCCCTACCATCAGCCATCAGCCACAACAATAATCCCTATCCACTGCCATCCgcttctctttctcttcccttttcaCAGAACCCACTGCCATCAACAATAATCCCTACCCACTGcccctctctttctcttcccttttcaCATAACCCACGTCTACTGCCAATTTATTTGAGAATTCCCTTTTCAGCTTCAGAGTGCTGTCGTTCTTTCTGCCTTCATCGTGCACTACGTCTTCCCGTCGTCCTCAGTGCCGTCTCTCCTTTCATCGCTAAACTTCAAGAGTTTTAATGGAGCCTCAGTCTCAAGTATGAACTTGGTTCATTTAGCTCATTTTTTGTTATCCCTTTATGTTCTGCTGCATAAATCTGTTTTGTTGAAGTCATTTAATTGAGTTTTGTTCTTCTTATTTCATTCAATTAGTGATTTTGTTCGATTTACTTGGTTGTTTAAAATTTCTGAGTTAGGGTTAAAAATTTTTGAGAACAATGACTTTGACTGTTGTGAATAATGGCATTAATGGAATTACTCAATTATCACCGTACACTATTTCCGTCCCAAAAAATGGAAAACTTCAAGATCTGACTAGAGCTTTAGGCATTGCATGTTCTTTGGGGCTTGATGAAACCTTATTGGTGGCTGAGGTATATCTGTTCagtttaaaaatctaatttgaGGCCAGTTCTTTTCTTCTTTGAGTTTCATTATGTTATTTGATCAAAACAGTTTTGCTAAAAAATTCTTGGTATCCATGATATATTGTTtccaatatatattttttatgtcttCTTTCTATAGAAATTAAATTCCTATAGAAAGGGGTTTATTGTGGCAGGAAAAAGAATGTGGAGGCTGCAATAGAAGTTGGAATCAAAGGTGTACATTTTAAGAGTGTTGATTTGCTTTGTGAAGAACTGTCTTTGATGGGGATTGAAATTACAGTTGATGCAGATCATCAAtagattctttttttttattttctctgtATACAAAAATCCTTTGCATGTTGGAATTTGGAAAGGAGATATGATTGCATATTCAATCAACAACTGTTTTTCTTGTTGGTAAAtagataaaatgaaaaaaactaATAATCATTAAAATAAGTCTTTATTTTAGTATGTCTGAGCTTATTAAACTAATAATCATAGTAGAGTAAATGCCCAAACTAGTGTTTTCAAATCTAAGATTATCAAATTAGCATTTTCAAAATGTGATACTGATTACCTAAATATACATCAGTGTGATACTTCTATTTTAAACATTGATGACCAAATTGATGTTAAAGCTATTTAGAGGACTAATTTGAGgcttgaaaaaaatatgattaagTTGAGGGTTTTTACTTGATAATTACTGGTACGCCTAATTATATGTTGGGATTTTGGTTTTATTTGCAGGATTGACTCCTCAATTGAAGTCTACATTGGATAAAGTTGTTACTTCAAATAAGGTAGTTCTGTTTATGAAGGGAACTAAGGATTTTTCGCAGTGCGAATTCTCAAACACAGTGGTGCAGATATTAATGAATGAGGGATTGTCGAGGATTCCAAGATATCAATGAATGAGCCACTGGAAATAAAGATGCTTAGCTAAAATAATATACATGATAGTAGTTCATGAAGTTCTATCTTTGCAGGGGAAAGAAAATCAAAGCAATTACTAGCAACcatagtttctttttcttttctatttttaatgtgtattttgcTGAGAAAAAAACAAATACGGCATAGTTTGCCATTCTTTTGGAAGAAGTGAATCTGAGTAGTACTGTAATGTATGGCATTTGTCAGTTCTCAGAAGTATGGACCATGTTTTCAATTTGGGGTTAAGGTGTGCCAGAACTCCTCTTTGATTGTTGTACTAATAGTAGTTCATGCAGCCTTAATCTAACACAGGACTACTTTTCAAATTCTGCTCAACACTGGTTCTCAGTTGTAACCTTTCTTATTTTAAAAGCTAATATCAAATAACCTGAACTGCAactaaatattttgaaaactaGTTTCAAATAACATAAATTGCAACAAGTAATTAATTGTCTTAAATAGTATCAAATAACATAAATTGCAAAACTAGATAATAGTATCAAATAACATAAATTGCAAAACTAGATACTGGTTCTCAGTTGCAACCTTTCTTGTTTTAAAAGCTAATATCAAATAACCTGAACTGCAACTATATATTTTGAAAACTAGTTTCAAATAACATAAATTGCAACAAGCAATTAATTGTCTTAAATAATATCAAGTAACATAAATTGCAAAACTAGATACCACAAACTAGTGTATACAAATAACAAATCATCTATGGTTAGTTAAGtgtaacataaataaaatatttgatatttgttatttatacatgtttaataatatttatacttGCCTTCATCTTCATGTTTTTTCAATTCCATCCTCACAAccataataattatataaaaaatctaCAAAAAACAAACACAACATAACCATCAATATCACCATGCCTAGAAACAGAACACCATGCATCGTGTTCTGATTGAAGTTTTTAGATGAGGATCAATCAATCATTCTGGTAATAGCATCACATCCTTATTTCCTGATGTCATTTGAAGATTAGAAtacgaaaaaaataataataataataccaCGAAATTGTGCAGGGAAAGACTATACTAGCTAAGAGAAAACAATATATGATAGggagataataaaaaatcaacCCAAACACCTCAAAAAGAATTGATCTCCCATATCTTGTATGTACAATACAATCTATCATTTATAGTAGCCATCATAGAGGATGATATGATCCCTGATATTGATAATTTAGACTGGTAATAATAATACACACGACAAGTAATACATTTTATTGCACCAAAAGTAGGTTATTTTGGGCATCCCTAATCCTTCTCCTCAGCATGCAGTAGTCCACTCTGCAGATCTATGGTACCTTGCTGTGCCGGCGGCACATAAATAGCATTTGCAGCTGTTCTTGCTGCTGTGAGTGCAGCTTTTGCCTTTGGAAGGTTCCTTAATGAGAAGTGTAGCTTGCTTTCCAGTAATTCTATGTCTACAAGTAGAAGCTTGTCATCTAATCTTCTAACCTCTTTGACCGAGCTGGAGAGTAAAGTCAAAACTTTTGAAAACTCTTTATTTTCCATTAGAAGTGCTGCAAGCCTTACCTCAACTCTCTGCCTCAAGAACATACACTTCTCAGCACGAGTCCATTGCACCATTTCTTTGCAGAGTGCAATTTGAAGAGCAGATGTCCTTGAAATTTTAGCAACTGGACAAGAGCTGCAAAACACACGTACACAGTGTCTTCCACATTAAAAACCACCAAAATGGTGAGATTGGAAATCCAATATCAGTAATGTCACTATCTCAAATTACAAGCTCAGATCCATTTTCAAAAGCTAAAGGAAACAATAACATACACAATTAGTATTATTGCAACTACTGAAAATCTAACATGTTCCACAACCTATGGTGCCGAAACACTTCATTTTTGTTCAACTATGCATATCAAATGTGCATATGCatcaaatactaatattttaaacttCTTACATTGTCAATAACTTTTTCAATAATCAATTAGATAGCTCATGGGTATTCAATAATCAATTAGATATAAATCCAATCACCAATTTTCACATCACCATAACAGAGTCAATAAAAGATTGATCTTCTGTACCAATTTTCACAACTGGATACTGGAATGACGAACTCAAGAAGCTGCAACAAGTAATTTAAAGTTATAGAGATAATATTGAAAAATCTCAACTTTAATTCAGTTCCTATTCCTTTCAACTCAACAATTATAGCCCCCAATAGTGAGATTCCCAGCAATAGTGAATATCACTTACCACAAAAGAATCTCCATTTTTCAAAcattaaatcaaaatatataacaaaagaaactttgttaaaaaaaaattggaaaaaggGGGTAAGTACCTGTGGAGTCATGACTTGAAGAAGTAGGTCATGGAGTCGTTGTGGAAGAAGGCAGAGGACAGTGGGTAGAGGAAGAAGTATAGGGACATCGCGAAGAGGAAGAAGGCAGACGcaaagggggtagaagaagaaaaggaggtTCATCGTGATGTGGAAGAAGGCAGAGGATAGTGGGTGGAGGAAGAGGAGAGGGATGTCGCAAAGAGGAAGAAGACAGACGAAAAAGGGATAGGAGAGAAAACAGAAGTTCATCGTTTGACCAAGAAGATAGAGGAGATGGGCAGAGGAAGGGCTCGTCATTGTAGGGtttgattctaaaattttataGTGGACAATTGTAAAATATCAAAACAGTTATTGTGTTTAAgtgtaatttttaataaattaataataatttaaatataaaccATTAGATTGTTTATCAATCTAATTTAACGCTTCAAATTAAATAGTGTATCAGATAAGCTCATAAGGGGTAGGCTGATTTTAGACAGACccctataataataataatatcactaCAGTATATGGTTGTTTCCATCATAACatcattaatattaataatgataataatattttaatgttatcattttattttttcattgtaagcatttttgttttcaatgtacgttaacaataacaataattttataagcattttttttatacCAAAGATATAAAAATTCGAATCTCTAACCTGGAAATGAATACAAAAAGACCATATAAgccatttaaattataatttgttaatataaatattttttttaaataataataataataataataataataataataataatggatGAAGGAGCATAAAATTATGAATCATAAAGTGAGATGAGAAAGTACAAAGAGAGAGAATGTTTCATGAAAAGTGTCTTCTTTTTATAAATCACAATTAACGACTTGTGCTATCTCCTAACCGTTTATCTTGAATTCAGCAGTAATATGGGATAAATAATTCTTCGCAACAATATATAAAATCATTACTAGTGATTTAATTTCAAATGTTACTTACAATTTCATTAAATCTAAAATAATATCCCATATCTCGGTAATATATActcaaattataatttatttggATTACACCACTTTacttattatataaaaaaattcgtATATGCATAACACGCATAACACCTATGGATGTCTCTTAAATAAATCATTAGTAcgaaatttatttttcatctaaaaaGGATAATGATATATTTGTCCAATATTAATAATGAGAGTGTTTTACATATTTGTGAGTGAACTTAACACGCAGCACAGAGGGTGTTAGTACAATGTCGTATATAATTAATAAGAataagtattattttatttttaatgtttaaggtcagaattaaaattatctctaacgtaattttttatttaaaattatttttttttatattaaaattgtcctcttaaataaaattttttattttattattaaattacccgtattttataaaaaattataaaattaacaaaaaaacgAAAAGGACGCGAGGAGAGAGGAGAGAAAGGAGAAGGGGAAAGGACGTCGGGAGGGAGGGAAGGGGGGATTGGAGGAAAAG
This window contains:
- the LOC130975567 gene encoding 26S proteasome non-ATPase regulatory subunit 11 homolog yields the protein MEILLCFLSSSFQYPVVKIGTEDQSFIDSVMLLKMDLSFSCPVAKISRTSALQIALCKEMVQWTRAEKCMFLRQRVEVRLAALLMENKEFSKVLTLLSSSVKEVRRLDDKLLLVDIELLESKLHFSLRNLPKAKAALTAARTAANAIYVPPAQQGTIDLQSGLLHAEEKD